One segment of Nostoc piscinale CENA21 DNA contains the following:
- the fabD gene encoding ACP S-malonyltransferase: MTKTVWVFPGQGSQALGMGTDLLDIPGAKAKFTQAEEILGWSVSDICQNQEEKLGQTLYTQPCLYVVESILADLMRERGYQPDLVAGHSLGEYIALYVAGVFEWSAGLRLVKSRAELMDSAAGGMMAALMNFDREQLDTVIAATPDVVLANDNSPGQVVISGTPDAVQAVMSQVKAKRATPLKVSGAFHSHLMSAAANEFQEILETVEFQPATVPVMSNVEPTPATDAEILKQRLTQQMTGSVRWREISLQLPANKIEQVIEIGPGNVLTGLIKRTVTDLILKNVRNAAELPE, translated from the coding sequence ATGACTAAAACTGTATGGGTGTTTCCCGGACAAGGTTCCCAAGCACTGGGAATGGGAACAGACTTATTAGATATACCAGGTGCTAAAGCAAAATTTACTCAAGCTGAAGAAATCTTAGGCTGGTCTGTTAGCGATATCTGCCAAAACCAAGAAGAAAAGCTAGGACAGACTCTTTATACTCAGCCTTGTCTTTACGTAGTGGAAAGTATTCTCGCTGATTTGATGCGGGAACGGGGGTATCAACCAGATTTGGTTGCTGGCCATAGTTTAGGTGAGTACATTGCCCTTTACGTTGCTGGGGTTTTTGAGTGGTCAGCAGGCTTACGTTTAGTTAAAAGCCGTGCTGAACTGATGGATAGTGCTGCTGGTGGAATGATGGCGGCTTTGATGAACTTTGACCGCGAACAATTAGATACAGTTATCGCCGCTACACCAGATGTAGTTTTGGCAAATGATAACAGTCCAGGACAAGTGGTCATCTCTGGAACTCCTGACGCAGTACAAGCGGTAATGTCGCAAGTTAAAGCCAAACGTGCCACACCATTAAAAGTTTCTGGGGCGTTTCACTCACATTTAATGTCGGCTGCTGCTAATGAGTTCCAAGAAATCCTTGAGACAGTAGAATTTCAGCCTGCGACTGTACCTGTAATGTCCAATGTCGAACCTACACCCGCCACTGACGCAGAAATTTTAAAACAGCGTCTCACGCAACAAATGACTGGTTCAGTACGTTGGCGAGAAATTTCGCTGCAATTACCAGCTAACAAAATTGAACAAGTCATAGAAATTGGCCCTGGCAATGTTTTAACTGGGTTAATTAAACGCACCGTTACTGATTTAATCTTAAAGAACGTTCGTAATGCTGCTGAATTACCAGAATAG
- a CDS encoding lysophospholipid acyltransferase family protein — MSRSREPLISLALYHAFKWSIVSPMLHAYFRGKIYGVENVPQSDPLVVVSNHASYFDPPIVSNCVRRPVAYMAKQELFEIPVLAQAIKLYGAYPVSRGSADRNAIRAALECLENGWAVGVFLQGTRTPDGKITDPKKGAALLAAKAQAPILPVSLWGSEGILEKGSSIPRAVPLTIRIGQVIDPPSSTNKDELERVTQKCTQVINDMHDLGR; from the coding sequence ATGTCTCGCAGTCGTGAACCGTTAATCAGTCTGGCGCTTTACCACGCTTTCAAATGGTCGATTGTCAGCCCCATGCTTCATGCTTACTTTCGCGGGAAGATTTATGGGGTCGAAAATGTGCCGCAATCAGATCCTTTGGTAGTTGTGAGTAATCATGCTAGTTACTTTGACCCGCCAATTGTTTCTAATTGTGTGCGCCGTCCGGTAGCATATATGGCGAAACAAGAGTTATTTGAAATTCCGGTTTTGGCGCAAGCTATTAAGTTGTATGGTGCTTACCCGGTGAGTCGCGGTAGTGCCGATCGCAATGCCATTCGTGCCGCTTTAGAATGTTTAGAAAATGGTTGGGCTGTAGGAGTGTTTTTACAAGGGACTCGCACACCTGATGGCAAAATCACTGACCCCAAAAAAGGCGCAGCACTCTTAGCCGCAAAAGCTCAAGCACCGATTTTACCTGTGAGTTTGTGGGGAAGCGAAGGAATTTTAGAAAAAGGTTCATCAATACCGCGTGCTGTTCCCCTAACTATTAGAATTGGACAGGTAATTGACCCACCAAGTTCTACTAACAAAGACGAATTAGAGCGTGTAACCCAAAAGTGTACACAAGTAATCAACGACATGCACGATTTAGGACGTTGA
- a CDS encoding beta strand repeat-containing protein: MAIITGDSGNNILPGTPDNDIIRGLGGNDQLNGGAGDDILDAGLGTADEVDGGIGIDTVVIDYSSLSTNITRLGNSYITTGNRTFYSNIEQFNITGGSGNDQLFGGVLNDILNGGAGNDELNGGAGNDVLNGGAGDDLITKGAGADTVDGGTGIDTLVDADFSGDTTGRTLTITGSTLATIVSGGNTYQGLEFLRNITAGSGNDNIRQATTIQENNQLNGGAGDDILGAGLGTADEVDGGIGIDTVVIDYSSLSTNITRLGNSYITTGNRTFYSNIEQFNITGGSGNDQLFGGVLNDILNGGAGNDELNGGAGNDIITQGAGADTVDGGAGVDTLVDADFSADTTGRTLIINGSTLATLVSGGDTYQGFEFFLNVTAGSGNDTIRFTSATPADNNIRGGAGNDTIEAGAGNDTLDGGTGNDILNGGTGNDTYVVDSVGDVVIETSTSATEIDTVRSSISYTLGANLENLTLTGTAAINGTGNSLNNTIAGNSGNNILNGGAGNDSLNGGTGSDTLIGGTGNDNYVVNSTGDVVTENLNEGTDTVQSSISYTLGANLENLTLTGTSAINGTGNSLANTITGNSASNTLNGETGNDTLIGGGGNDTILGGDGNDTLNGFGSELGRSTRDSLTGGNNSDLFILGNSSAVFYNDGNNTNAGLNDYALITDFNVAEDRIQLRGTASSYFLGTSPITGITGTSIYFDSNGNGTFNATDELIAIAQGISGLNLTASYFSYVS; the protein is encoded by the coding sequence ATGGCAATTATTACGGGTGACAGTGGTAATAATATACTTCCAGGCACTCCAGACAACGATATTATTAGAGGTCTTGGAGGCAACGATCAACTCAACGGTGGAGCTGGAGACGACATCCTAGATGCGGGATTAGGAACAGCAGACGAAGTAGATGGCGGAATTGGGATTGATACTGTCGTCATTGATTACTCCAGCTTGTCAACCAACATCACTAGATTGGGGAATTCCTATATCACCACAGGTAACCGCACATTCTACAGCAACATTGAGCAGTTCAACATCACAGGTGGTAGTGGTAACGACCAACTGTTTGGTGGAGTATTGAACGATATTCTCAACGGTGGTGCTGGGAATGATGAACTCAATGGTGGCGCGGGTAATGATGTACTCAATGGTGGTGCTGGTGACGATTTAATTACCAAAGGAGCCGGAGCAGATACAGTCGATGGTGGCACAGGAATCGATACTCTTGTGGATGCCGATTTCTCTGGTGACACCACAGGTAGAACCTTAACTATCACAGGTAGCACCCTCGCCACCATCGTTTCTGGTGGCAACACTTATCAAGGTTTGGAGTTTTTACGCAACATCACTGCTGGTAGTGGTAATGACAACATTCGTCAAGCCACGACAATTCAGGAAAATAACCAACTTAATGGTGGAGCCGGAGACGACATCCTGGGTGCGGGATTAGGAACAGCAGACGAAGTAGATGGCGGAATTGGGATTGATACTGTCGTCATTGATTACTCCAGCTTGTCAACCAACATCACTAGATTGGGGAATTCCTATATCACCACAGGTAACCGCACATTTTACAGCAACATTGAGCAGTTCAACATCACAGGTGGTAGTGGTAACGACCAACTGTTTGGTGGAGTATTGAACGATATTCTCAATGGTGGTGCTGGGAATGATGAACTCAATGGTGGCGCGGGTAATGACATTATTACTCAAGGAGCCGGAGCAGATACAGTCGATGGTGGAGCAGGGGTTGATACTCTTGTGGATGCCGATTTCTCCGCAGATACCACAGGTAGAACCTTGATTATCAATGGTAGTACCTTGGCGACTCTGGTTTCTGGTGGCGACACTTATCAAGGCTTTGAATTTTTCTTGAATGTCACAGCTGGCAGTGGTAACGACACGATTCGCTTTACTTCTGCCACTCCGGCCGATAACAATATTAGAGGCGGTGCAGGTAATGACACAATTGAGGCTGGTGCAGGTAATGACACCCTTGATGGTGGTACAGGAAACGATATACTCAACGGTGGTACAGGAAACGATACCTATGTAGTAGATAGTGTGGGAGATGTAGTGATTGAAACCTCGACATCAGCCACAGAAATAGATACTGTGCGTTCTTCAATTAGCTACACTCTAGGTGCGAATCTGGAAAACTTGACCTTAACTGGTACAGCCGCCATCAATGGTACAGGAAATAGCTTAAATAATACGATCGCAGGTAATAGCGGTAACAATATTCTCAATGGTGGTGCTGGTAACGACAGCCTGAATGGCGGAACTGGAAGTGATACGCTAATTGGTGGCACTGGTAATGATAACTATGTAGTTAATAGTACTGGTGATGTGGTAACTGAAAACCTCAACGAAGGCACAGATACAGTCCAATCATCTATCAGCTACACTCTAGGGGCGAATCTGGAAAACTTGACCTTAACTGGTACGTCAGCCATCAATGGTACAGGAAACAGTTTAGCCAACACTATCACAGGTAATAGTGCCAGTAATACTCTGAATGGTGAAACTGGAAATGATACCTTAATTGGTGGCGGTGGTAACGATACAATTTTGGGTGGTGATGGTAACGATACCCTCAATGGTTTTGGTAGTGAGCTTGGTAGATCAACAAGAGACAGTCTTACTGGTGGTAACAACAGCGATTTATTTATCCTGGGTAACAGTAGTGCTGTTTTCTACAACGATGGCAATAACACCAATGCTGGTCTAAATGATTACGCTTTGATTACGGACTTCAACGTTGCTGAAGATAGAATCCAACTCAGAGGTACAGCAAGTTCTTACTTCCTGGGAACATCACCAATCACTGGCATCACAGGAACATCTATTTACTTTGATAGTAATGGTAATGGAACTTTCAACGCTACTGATGAATTGATTGCGATCGCACAAGGAATTTCAGGACTAAACTTGACAGCCAGCTATTTTAGTTATGTGTCCTAA
- a CDS encoding aldo/keto reductase — translation MLYRRFGRTELQMPVFSCGGMRYQFKWQDVSWSDIPSDNQKNIEATIHRAIELGINHIETARGYGSSEMQLGKILPKFPRKQLIVQTKVSPVADAKEFRKTFEKSLKYLQLDYVDLFSLHGINNAELLDYGIRPGGCLEVAKQLQAEGKVRFIGFSTHGATDLIMQAINTNQFDYVNLHWYYINQWNWPAILAANRLDMGVFIISPSDKGGKLYNPPQKLVNLCAPLSPMVFNDLFCLSHSQVHTLSLGAAKPQDFDEHLKTLALLDESSEILPPILARLEEEAIASLGEDWVKTWHINLPTWEHTPGGINIPMILLLWNLANAYDLVDYAKTRYNLMGNASHWFPGNKADKLHEVDLRQCLILSPHAQKIPRILAKAHEMLGGEEVKRLSQQ, via the coding sequence ATGCTATACAGAAGATTTGGACGCACAGAATTACAAATGCCGGTGTTTTCTTGCGGCGGTATGAGATACCAGTTCAAATGGCAAGATGTTTCTTGGTCAGATATTCCTTCAGATAACCAGAAAAACATCGAAGCTACAATTCACAGAGCCATCGAACTCGGTATTAATCATATTGAAACTGCTCGTGGTTATGGTAGCTCGGAAATGCAATTGGGGAAAATTCTGCCCAAGTTTCCGCGAAAACAATTAATTGTCCAAACTAAAGTTTCACCAGTAGCTGATGCAAAAGAATTCCGCAAAACATTTGAAAAATCGCTCAAGTATCTTCAGTTAGATTATGTAGACCTGTTTAGTTTGCATGGAATTAATAATGCTGAATTACTAGACTATGGCATTCGTCCTGGCGGTTGTTTGGAGGTTGCAAAACAATTACAAGCTGAGGGCAAAGTCAGATTTATTGGCTTTTCTACTCACGGTGCTACAGATTTAATTATGCAGGCAATTAATACCAATCAATTTGATTATGTAAATCTGCATTGGTACTACATTAATCAATGGAATTGGCCTGCTATTTTAGCTGCTAATCGCCTGGATATGGGCGTATTTATTATTAGTCCTTCTGATAAAGGAGGAAAGCTATATAACCCACCACAAAAATTAGTGAATCTTTGTGCGCCGTTGAGTCCGATGGTGTTTAATGACTTGTTTTGTCTGAGTCATTCTCAGGTGCATACCTTGAGTTTAGGTGCAGCCAAACCCCAAGATTTTGATGAACATTTGAAGACTTTAGCGTTATTAGATGAATCTTCCGAAATTTTACCACCAATTTTAGCGAGACTAGAAGAAGAAGCGATCGCTTCTCTCGGCGAAGATTGGGTAAAAACTTGGCATATCAACTTACCAACCTGGGAACACACTCCCGGCGGTATAAATATCCCAATGATTTTGTTGTTATGGAATTTAGCCAATGCTTACGATTTGGTAGACTATGCCAAAACCCGTTACAACCTCATGGGTAATGCTAGTCATTGGTTTCCAGGAAACAAAGCAGATAAACTCCACGAAGTAGATTTACGCCAGTGTCTTATCCTGAGTCCGCACGCCCAGAAAATTCCCCGAATTTTGGCAAAAGCCCATGAAATGTTGGGTGGAGAGGAAGTGAAGCGATTGTCACAACAATAG
- the plsX gene encoding phosphate acyltransferase PlsX, with protein sequence MGSTSARIAIDAMGGDHAPKEIVAGALRASEELGVKVLLVGDPQQIKAVMPPKTTLERVEIVPAEEAIAMDEEPLNAVRRKRKASINVAMDLVKNQQADAVFSAGHSGAAMASALLRLGRLPGIDRPAIGTVFPTIMAGKPVLILDVGANVDCRPKFLEQFAVMGSIYSQYVLGMDAPKVGLLNIGEEDTKGNEQALRAHQLLRENSSINFIGNAEGRDVLSGQFDVIVCDGFVGNVLLKFAESLGGVILQILREELPQGLHGQIGTALLKPNLKRIKQRMDHAEHGGALLLGVAGVCFIGHGSSQAPSIFSAIRMAKEAVDNQVLQRLQSQYEILQRENG encoded by the coding sequence ATGGGATCGACTAGCGCACGGATAGCAATTGACGCAATGGGGGGGGATCACGCACCCAAAGAAATCGTTGCTGGTGCATTACGCGCCAGTGAAGAATTGGGTGTGAAAGTATTGCTAGTTGGTGATCCCCAACAAATTAAAGCTGTCATGCCGCCAAAAACTACTTTGGAGCGGGTGGAGATAGTTCCTGCTGAAGAAGCGATCGCTATGGATGAAGAGCCTTTAAATGCGGTTAGACGCAAACGCAAGGCTTCGATTAATGTAGCGATGGATTTGGTCAAAAATCAACAGGCAGACGCTGTATTTTCTGCTGGACACTCTGGGGCAGCTATGGCATCAGCATTGCTGCGTTTAGGAAGATTGCCAGGAATTGATCGCCCAGCAATTGGTACAGTTTTCCCCACGATTATGGCTGGCAAGCCAGTATTGATTTTGGATGTCGGTGCAAATGTAGACTGCCGCCCTAAATTTTTAGAGCAGTTTGCTGTGATGGGTTCAATTTACAGCCAATATGTTTTGGGAATGGATGCACCAAAGGTAGGCTTACTCAATATTGGCGAAGAAGATACCAAGGGTAATGAGCAAGCACTCCGCGCCCATCAACTACTGCGGGAAAATTCTAGTATCAATTTTATTGGTAATGCCGAAGGACGAGATGTACTGTCCGGCCAATTTGATGTAATTGTCTGTGATGGCTTTGTGGGCAATGTGTTACTCAAATTTGCCGAATCTCTGGGAGGAGTAATTCTGCAAATCTTACGTGAAGAACTTCCCCAAGGCTTGCACGGACAAATTGGGACTGCCCTTTTAAAACCAAATCTCAAGCGAATTAAGCAACGGATGGATCATGCGGAGCATGGAGGTGCTTTACTGTTAGGTGTGGCTGGAGTTTGTTTTATCGGTCACGGTAGTTCACAAGCACCTTCAATTTTTAGTGCAATACGTATGGCAAAAGAAGCAGTTGATAACCAAGTGCTGCAAAGACTTCAATCGCAGTACGAAATCCTACAGCGTGAGAACGGTTAG
- a CDS encoding AI-2E family transporter: protein MTGFDAKNFWNRLNNSALVRFLLLVAAGWAFVQLLAYFEVVIVIFTFAAILAFLLSYPVYWLRRFLPHGVAVIVVFLLSIVILGGLLITVGIAVLSQGQQLIDSISGFLISLAPFLERLEEFLRNRNLQIDLSVIEEQLRNQAISGLVTSLAFLQQLLTNFVTFILIAVVAFFMLLDGEKLWNFILKIVPKQRRIRFTNIIRRSFLGFFRGQLLLSLFLTITTFIVFVILQVPFALLLSVIVGFLDIIPGIGATLGVSTITLIVLSQNVWLALKVFIACIILQQIQDNLIAPRIMQGALNLNPVVVFFALLVGARVAGLLGVFISIPITGVIVSLFEIDEMKAEV, encoded by the coding sequence ATGACAGGCTTTGATGCCAAGAATTTTTGGAATCGCTTGAATAATTCAGCGTTAGTTCGCTTTTTGTTGTTAGTGGCCGCTGGCTGGGCTTTCGTACAACTTTTAGCATACTTTGAAGTCGTAATTGTTATTTTTACATTTGCTGCAATTTTAGCCTTCTTACTCAGTTATCCTGTATATTGGTTGCGGCGGTTTTTACCTCACGGGGTAGCTGTGATTGTTGTCTTCTTACTCAGTATTGTGATTTTAGGCGGATTATTAATCACAGTTGGTATAGCGGTTTTATCCCAAGGACAGCAGCTAATCGATAGTATTTCTGGATTTTTAATTTCTCTTGCTCCTTTTTTAGAAAGATTAGAAGAATTTCTTCGGAACCGCAACCTGCAAATAGACTTGAGTGTAATTGAAGAACAATTGCGGAATCAAGCTATATCAGGTTTAGTCACTAGCCTAGCTTTTTTACAACAGTTATTAACTAATTTTGTTACTTTTATTTTAATTGCTGTTGTAGCGTTCTTCATGCTGCTAGATGGCGAGAAACTGTGGAATTTTATTTTAAAAATAGTACCTAAACAACGCCGCATAAGATTTACAAATATCATTAGAAGGAGTTTTTTGGGTTTCTTTCGCGGTCAGTTATTATTGAGTTTATTTTTAACAATAACTACTTTTATTGTCTTTGTAATTTTGCAAGTTCCTTTTGCTTTATTATTATCTGTAATTGTAGGCTTTTTAGATATCATTCCAGGTATAGGAGCAACTCTAGGTGTTAGTACAATTACTTTAATTGTATTATCTCAAAATGTTTGGCTGGCATTAAAAGTATTTATTGCCTGTATTATCCTTCAGCAAATTCAAGACAATTTAATTGCACCTCGGATTATGCAAGGTGCGCTAAATCTCAACCCGGTTGTTGTATTTTTTGCCTTATTAGTAGGTGCCAGAGTTGCAGGCTTATTAGGAGTTTTTATTTCTATTCCCATTACGGGAGTAATTGTATCTTTATTTGAAATTGATGAGATGAAAGCTGAGGTTTAG
- a CDS encoding beta-ketoacyl-ACP synthase 3 has protein sequence MQKLGIAFTGSGSAVPETSLDNQALTALVETSDEWITTRTGIRQRRVSLSLGSLTELAAAAGEKAIVAAGIQATDLDLILLATSTPDDLFGTACKVQAQLGATKAVAFDLTAACSGFVFGLVTAAQYIRTGVYQNVLLIGADILSRWVDWQDRKTCVLFGDGAGAVVLQAAESDRLLGFALKSDGTLNHQLNLGYAASPQELLPGINISQGTYQPITMNGKEVYRFAVQKVPEIIDKALFEANLTVEQIDWLVLHQANQRILDAVAQRLEIPEQKVISNLANYGNTSAASIPLALDEAVQQGKIKPNDIIAASGFGAGLTWGAAIFQWGR, from the coding sequence GTGCAAAAGTTAGGCATAGCATTTACAGGAAGTGGCTCGGCAGTTCCCGAAACTTCCCTCGACAACCAGGCACTAACAGCACTGGTTGAAACATCAGATGAATGGATTACCACAAGAACGGGTATTCGTCAACGACGAGTATCACTTTCGTTAGGTTCATTGACTGAATTGGCGGCAGCAGCAGGGGAAAAAGCGATCGTCGCCGCCGGCATTCAAGCTACTGACCTGGATCTTATTTTGCTGGCAACATCTACCCCAGATGATTTGTTCGGCACGGCTTGTAAAGTCCAAGCGCAGTTAGGCGCAACCAAAGCAGTAGCATTTGACTTAACCGCCGCTTGTTCTGGCTTTGTATTTGGGCTGGTAACGGCTGCTCAATACATCCGCACAGGTGTATATCAGAATGTACTGTTGATTGGGGCAGACATCCTCTCTCGTTGGGTAGATTGGCAAGACCGTAAAACTTGCGTGTTATTTGGTGATGGGGCAGGTGCGGTAGTATTACAAGCAGCCGAAAGCGATCGCTTGCTAGGATTTGCCCTTAAAAGTGACGGCACCCTAAATCATCAGCTCAATCTTGGCTATGCAGCGTCTCCCCAAGAACTACTCCCAGGCATCAACATTTCTCAAGGCACTTACCAACCCATCACCATGAATGGCAAAGAAGTCTATCGCTTTGCTGTCCAAAAAGTGCCAGAAATTATTGATAAAGCTTTGTTTGAAGCAAACTTGACTGTCGAGCAAATAGATTGGCTAGTTCTACATCAAGCTAATCAACGCATTCTAGATGCTGTCGCCCAACGTCTAGAAATTCCCGAACAAAAAGTTATTAGTAACCTTGCCAATTACGGCAATACCTCCGCCGCTTCTATTCCTCTCGCCTTAGATGAAGCAGTGCAACAAGGCAAAATCAAACCCAATGACATCATTGCTGCATCCGGCTTTGGCGCAGGTCTGACCTGGGGTGCAGCCATCTTCCAGTGGGGAAGATAA
- a CDS encoding HhoA/HhoB/HtrA family serine endopeptidase — MRLSKITRSIRRLSTHIFAIFLGVLLTVSTLQVLPSLAEPAPSSVKVDDTPELIAQKQSPATAAIGNSSFVTAAVNRVGQAVVRIDTERTITRRRVDPFLEDPFFRQFFGDGYSQQLPPEQLRGLGSGFIIDKSGLILTNAHVVDKADRVTVRLKDGRTFDGKVQGIDEVTDLAVVKINAGKDLPVAPLGSSNAVQVGDWAIAVGNPLGFDNTVTLGIVSTLKRSSAQVGISDKRLDFIQTDAAINPGNSGGPLLNERGEVIGINTAIRADAMGIGFAIPIDKAKAIATQLERDGKVAHPYLGVQMVTLTPELAKQNNSDPNSTFEIPEVNGVLVMRVVPNSPAAKAGIRRGDVILQIEGQPITNAEQLQNFVENSNLGQALQVKIQRGSQTQQLSVRTAELQNATS; from the coding sequence ATGCGATTGTCCAAAATAACCCGTTCTATACGTAGACTTAGTACCCATATTTTCGCCATATTTTTGGGAGTCTTGCTCACGGTTAGCACTTTGCAGGTGTTACCTTCCCTGGCGGAACCTGCACCCAGTTCAGTTAAGGTTGATGATACACCAGAACTAATTGCCCAAAAACAATCACCAGCGACTGCGGCTATTGGTAATAGTAGTTTTGTGACGGCGGCGGTGAATCGAGTCGGTCAAGCAGTGGTGAGAATTGACACAGAACGCACAATTACGCGTCGCCGTGTTGACCCATTTTTGGAAGACCCATTTTTCCGGCAATTTTTTGGTGATGGTTATTCTCAACAATTACCACCAGAACAACTGCGTGGTTTAGGTTCGGGATTCATTATTGATAAAAGTGGTTTGATTTTAACTAATGCCCACGTTGTAGATAAAGCCGATAGAGTCACAGTCCGCCTCAAGGATGGTCGTACCTTTGATGGCAAAGTTCAAGGTATTGACGAAGTGACAGATTTAGCGGTGGTCAAAATTAACGCTGGGAAAGATTTACCCGTTGCACCATTGGGTTCTTCTAATGCTGTACAAGTGGGAGACTGGGCGATCGCAGTTGGTAATCCTTTAGGTTTTGATAATACAGTGACTTTAGGCATTGTCAGCACACTCAAGCGTTCTAGCGCCCAAGTGGGAATTTCTGATAAACGCCTAGACTTCATTCAAACTGACGCAGCCATTAACCCTGGTAACTCTGGTGGCCCTTTGTTGAATGAACGTGGTGAAGTAATTGGGATTAACACCGCGATTCGTGCTGATGCGATGGGTATTGGTTTTGCGATTCCCATTGATAAAGCTAAAGCGATCGCCACCCAACTGGAAAGAGATGGTAAAGTTGCTCACCCCTACTTAGGTGTGCAGATGGTTACCTTAACCCCAGAATTAGCGAAACAAAATAACAGTGACCCAAATTCTACATTTGAAATTCCAGAAGTGAACGGAGTTTTAGTGATGCGAGTTGTCCCCAATTCCCCAGCCGCTAAAGCTGGTATTCGCCGTGGTGATGTCATCCTGCAAATAGAGGGCCAACCAATTACCAATGCTGAACAGTTGCAAAACTTTGTGGAGAATAGCAATCTTGGTCAAGCTTTACAAGTAAAAATCCAAAGAGGTAGTCAAACACAACAGTTATCAGTACGCACCGCTGAGTTACAAAACGCTACTTCGTAA
- a CDS encoding hemolysin family protein produces MSSITSEILIILLLIIANGIFSMSEMAVVSARKVRLQQLANQGDARARAALKLAESPNNFLSTVQVGISLIGILTGAFGGATIANRLAIYVKLIPFLAPYSEPLSFGIVVLIITYLSLIIGELVPKRLALNNPERIAAFVAIPMRALAAIASPAVHLLSASTELVLRLLGITPSEEPQVTEEEIKILIEQGTEAGTFEEAEQDMVERVFRLGDRPVSSFMTPRPDIIWLDLEDTAEENRQKMTENGYSRYPVCQGGLDNVLGIIPVTDLLARSFRNEALDLTVGLRQPVFVPESTRGLKVLELFKQTITHMAIVVDEYGVIQGLVTLNDIMSEIVGDVPADLDEDEPQYVQREDGSWLLDGMLPVEKFFEIFEMEEWESDERGSYQTLGGFVITHLGRIPAAADHFEWEGMRVEVMDMDGNRVDKVLVVPMIDKTQANKETE; encoded by the coding sequence ATGTCCTCCATCACTTCTGAAATTTTAATCATTTTGCTTCTAATTATTGCCAACGGGATCTTCTCGATGTCGGAGATGGCTGTTGTCTCAGCGCGGAAGGTCAGGCTTCAGCAGCTTGCTAATCAAGGAGATGCTAGAGCCAGAGCAGCATTGAAACTAGCAGAGTCTCCCAATAATTTCTTATCTACCGTTCAAGTCGGAATTTCCTTGATTGGTATCCTGACCGGTGCTTTTGGGGGAGCGACAATTGCTAACCGTCTGGCAATCTATGTAAAACTTATCCCCTTTTTAGCTCCCTACAGCGAACCATTATCTTTTGGGATAGTCGTTTTAATTATTACGTATTTATCTTTGATTATTGGGGAATTAGTGCCGAAGCGGTTGGCATTAAACAACCCAGAAAGAATTGCGGCGTTTGTTGCTATACCAATGCGGGCTTTAGCGGCTATAGCTTCTCCAGCAGTACATTTATTAAGTGCTTCTACAGAATTGGTATTGCGGCTTTTAGGAATTACCCCTTCGGAAGAACCACAAGTCACAGAAGAAGAAATTAAAATCTTGATTGAGCAAGGTACAGAAGCCGGAACCTTTGAAGAAGCCGAACAGGATATGGTAGAACGGGTGTTTCGTTTAGGCGATCGCCCTGTTAGTTCTTTTATGACACCCCGCCCTGATATCATCTGGCTAGACTTAGAAGACACCGCCGAAGAAAACCGTCAAAAAATGACTGAAAATGGTTATTCCCGGTATCCAGTTTGTCAGGGAGGCCTTGATAATGTTCTGGGGATCATCCCTGTCACTGATTTACTCGCTCGCAGTTTTCGTAATGAAGCTTTAGATTTAACAGTAGGATTGCGTCAACCTGTATTTGTCCCAGAAAGCACCCGTGGCTTGAAAGTGTTGGAGTTATTCAAGCAAACTATCACCCACATGGCAATTGTGGTGGATGAATACGGCGTAATTCAAGGATTAGTCACTCTTAACGACATTATGAGCGAAATTGTCGGCGATGTTCCCGCCGATCTCGACGAAGATGAACCCCAATATGTGCAGAGAGAAGATGGTTCTTGGCTGTTGGACGGTATGTTACCTGTAGAAAAGTTTTTTGAAATTTTTGAGATGGAAGAATGGGAATCTGACGAACGTGGTAGCTATCAAACATTGGGAGGTTTTGTCATTACCCATTTAGGCCGCATCCCCGCCGCCGCCGATCATTTTGAATGGGAAGGGATGCGGGTTGAGGTGATGGATATGGATGGTAATCGAGTCGATAAGGTTTTAGTTGTGCCAATGATTGATAAAACACAGGCAAATAAAGAAACAGAATAA